CCTCCAGCAGAAACTTACAGGAAGGAACAGAGTAATCTAACAAAATAAAGAGAGTGGAAGTTGTGCATAAGCAAAGATAGGCACATGACACGATGCACTTAACTGGGTTGCCATACCATGTTTTCAAGTGCAGAGCATAACATCTTTTCCTTAGAAGTGGTACCAGTGACTCATTTTAGGAAGTGAGAATGATTAAGTAGTAGACTAGGTCTGAATGTCTTTCCTTCAGCAGAGGAAAGAGCTGATAGGTATTAAAACAACTTTCCCAGCAATTCTCCTGAGGACCCAACATGTCCCTCTCACTAAACTGGACAATAGTGATACCTGGCCCTCTTCCTCTCAAAAAGGGAAGAATGTAAGACATTTAACCAAAGACCTCACAGAAAccataatttctgttttcagcacCTAAAGTCATAAAAAGTATGGAAAGCCAGAGGGAGCGAGCACTGTTACAATTTAGCAGCTGTGCAAATGCAGTCCAGGAAATACGCTGCTGGAATGTTCCCACAAACTGCACTTCACAGTTCGTTCAAGATACATCTCCAAccagaacagaaagcaaaatacaacAGCCTACAAAATATCACCAAGTATAGCAAAATATCAATGGCTTGAGATCAAAATACCTAAAAAACAACCTTAACACAAAACTCCATATACTCAGAAGCTTTTAAATCCTGTTTTTTAATACACTAGATGTTAAGAacttattacaaaaaaaacaaaacaaaaaaaacaaaccaaaaaaacaccaaaaaaaaacccaaaaaaacaccaaaaaaaaaaaaaatcaaccaaccaaaaataGCATTAACACATTAATGGGAACATCTGTAGTCAGTTGCCAGACCAGTCAGGGCTGGACCCAAATTCTTAGCTTGCCTTATGGATTATATGAATGCAAGGCTGCAGTGATATCAGAAAATTCAGTGTATATCTCCTTTCATTAacacagaacacacacacacgcacacctCGGCTGCCACCTTTAATCCctttataaaaggaaaagcagaataaacacACCTGGAGAGCAGGTACTTAAAGAGTGGCTGCTTCCAGCTCTTCCACGGGACTTGAGTGGTATTTTATGGCATTTATCCATGCTACCAGAAGCAAGTGTTGCACATGTTGGGAAACCATCACACACTATGGCATTAAGACTGGACAAGCAGCAATATTTGCATGAAGTAGAGATTTACTGCTATGATAACACTGGACCCCAAATCCAGGTCATGCACAAGTGGGAAACACATCAGGAAACAGGTCTTTGAAAACAGAGACCAGACAGAAAGAACCTGGATCCAGGTAAACATAACACCCTAAAATAAAGGCCTGTTACTGAATGCACAGAAGTGGTGCCATGTTTTCAGGTGTAGGTGAAAAATCATTAAGAGTTTCTCAAAGGAAATCTCTTCTCCCATCAAAATTCTAGCTCCCTACTTGAGAGCAATGCACTTGTAAGTTTATCTGGAATAAACAGAAACCTCAGCATTGCTTCAGAATCAAGGCAGTACTTTCAGGCCCGCAAAGTTCATCTTAGATTATGCTTGTCCATTCAACTTAACACTAACTATTTTTGCATCTTTGAAACAAAACTAATAGCAGCTGAAAAATTCTCAAATCAGCATCTGTATGAATAACTGACAGCTCTTTATGGAGTGGTAGAAGAAAGAGTATGGAGCAAGTTGTTCTACCAAAACTGAAATGATGACCCATTGCAGGGATGGTGTTTttagaaagatttcttttcaaGAATTTAAGTTACTTGTATATTCATATTATCCACCATCAGCCCTGACACCCTCAATCTGATCAAGAAGTGAGGGAGACAGGGACAATTTGTGAAGCTCAGCAGTTAGTGGGCAAGACACTGGGTATGGTCATGGAGGGATCATTTCTTTTGGTAGTGCACGAAGTTTTTCACATGTTGGCGGTCATCCTGGACTGGCTGTTTGCTGGAGTAAGTTCCCCTTGGCTACCTTCTCTCGGAGGAGACTGCAACAAGACCAAAACACATCCTAGTTAGTGCTGTGTAAATATCCTGCAGAGTGCTTCCTGAGAGACAAAATGAAGCACAGCAGGATAAAAGAAGAGGGAGGGCATACCCTCAATGCATAAATAATGATGGCTTTGCAACAGCTTTGTGTTCACAGATTCTTTAGTTACAGTTCATAAGACCTGTTCCTAAAAAAAGTCAGACCAGAAATTTTAGGCCACTCTTATTTACtacagagaatcagagaatgtctttggttggaacagaccttcaagatcatccagtccaacctttgactatACACAAGGTGCTCTTGGCCTGTGTAAAAGTTGACTACTTAGTTGAATTCTTAGAAGTTGAATTCTATCTAACATTTGGTTATCACTGTGATTAATAAACTATGGAATTTAGCATGTTCTGTGGCAGATGGCCTAGCCTCCCTACAGGCATTCTTTTGGAATTCCATCCTGGAAGGAATACTCTGAGCAGCAGTTCATACATTTTTTACTTCAGctacttaaaaaatatttcaaaccaatggttgttttaataaaagataTGTGTAACAAGAATTAGTCAGAATGAATTTTAGTATCAACCCAAGCATGTAAACTTCAAAAGACATTCTGTGTTGTACAAGCAAGTCAATGTATTGGCTAGAAATGCTTGTTCTTCATATATTTAGTATTTACTACTGTAAGAATTTGTCCAGTCATAAACACTATAAATCCATTCTCCTTCAGAATTTTCAATTCACCGATTTTtagtttcagttaaaaaaatcttaacacTGTCTCAAAGTCCACATTTAACTTGCCCACACCTTGACATGTATCTGGTTGCGCAGGACTGCAGCTCTCAGGATCATTGCTTTGGCACGGCGTTGAAACTCTTTGCCCATTAGTAAAGACTTCTCAAAAGTTGTGCTGCGCTGATCTACATCTCGGGCATAAAGAATCTGTAACAAATACAGAGAACTGTACACAGGGGCTATGACAGGGTTCCCACAGCACAAGGGAGCAAGTACCTTCTGCACAAGGAAGCAAAGCTGAGGTATTGTGGGGTCTGAGTTCACACACAGATCAGGCCCACCGAACCCAAGACTCACAACAGATGAATGCAGCTTTAAAGTGTCCCAGGAATGGAGCATTTCTGACATTAGCACAGATGTTTGGTCTACACCTGTGGCTCAGGTGCACTCACCTTGCTGTGCGAGTCTATTCTGGCATTAATCAGTCCCTCCAGGATCAGCTGAGTAAGTTCATCTTCCAGAGCAGCCACTGTGGTATTAAAAGCAGTGGCCATCTTGCGCATATCGGCTGACACATAGGGGCTGAAGTactaggaagaagaaaacattcagtTGCCAAGTGTACTCTCTGAAAAAACCCATGAAAGGCAATTACAAAGACATGGCCTATTTCACTGTTCATCCTCCTCTCAGGACTACAGGGACGATTACCTGGATAAGGGCACGATTTCGAATCTGGGTATAAAGTGTCCTGACATGAGGTGCAAGGTACATATCCAGCAGCAGGTTGTCCTGTGCAAAAAAGAACACATCAGGGGCTGAGATGAAGCCTGGAAAATCCTATTATTCCTATGTTCtgaaatacatacatatacatacttAAACTTTAAGGATATTACACTACTGCACGACAATATCATAAAACAATTAATAAAATGAActagcaatatttttttaaattatcagaaTTTCTCCTCACTCTCTTCAGCCAAACTGCTACTAATTTCCATTCACTACGCCATGAGACAGAAGACACAGAAGAGCTGAGCACTCTTAGTAGCTACTTTTAATAGTCACTGCTTCTCatgaaaggaaaggcaaaaggaaCATTTAGGGtcagctctgcactgctccCCTGCAACTCACCTTCATTTCATCCAGCATCTTCAGGCACGAAGCATACTTAGATTCATAGAACTTGAAGATGATGTCACGAACCTGTGGCTCCAGCTCCAAAAACAATTTGAAGGAGCTATAGATAAAGACAGCAGTGACCAGATGTTGGAACCCACCAATTAAATACCCCAAAACTCCATTACTCCAAGTTGCAAGGTTACAGACTCTGTCTCAAGGTTACAAACTACCATCTGAAGATTCTAAGAAATTACTCTCTAACAAACCACACAGACCATTTTTAGTGGGGCTGGGAGCCTGGAACACAGAGAGATGCGATGCCAAAAGACACCTGGTACATACAAACTCCTCTCAAGTCATCATTTACCTGCTGGAGATAACATTTCGTTGCAGTTCCTGACGGTCAAAGGTAGCAAGGGCACAGAGACCACCATACACAGCCACATTGCTTGGAGATAACAactagagagagagagagagctgtCACTGACTGCTAAAAAGGTTGAAGGCTGAAATTAAGTATTCAACCACAGGCCTTTCCTTCACACAGAAACAAGATTTGTCCTTGTGAAATGCAGCGGAAGCACTCAGCATGCTCCGAGATATCCACCCAGAGCCTAAGGAGTGACTGGCCACTGCTAAGAGAGCAGAAACCAATCCAACAGCTAGTCTTTTGGCTGAGCTAAACAGATTCCTAAATCCCACAGGTAACTCCTATGTGATCTAGAGTAGACAATTTAGAGAACCCAAGAACAAAGaccttttttaaaacacagttcACAGCACCATCAAACTACAAACTATACAGCAATAGAAGAGTATCTGAATTTTACAACCTAACACTTAAGAGAATTACATCCCCTCCAAGAACTGCACACAGCTCCCTCTTGGTCCTCACCTCAGGGAAATCACAGTGATCAAATGATGCCAACAAGAAGCACTTTGCTGCCTGTTTGTACTTCCGAGCAGCTAGTTCAGCCAAGCCTAGGAACCAGAAAAAGTTAGTGCTTTGTTTATGATAGCATACCAATAGGGTGAAAAAATGGCAAACCGGGGCGTGGGACAGGCTAGTGCCTTCACTGCTGAAGTTATATGAGACCCTCAGACAGTATCTAACATCCCTTGCACTCCATTGACTCACATTGTCATCCTCTCTGAAGAAACttagggagaaggaagaaatggcAAAAGCAAGTCAGCAGTTCCATCTCATCAACTTTATTAAATTTTGCAATTCTGCTGAGAAAATACAAAGCCTGTCAAatctgagagaaaaaataaaccaggcaCAAACTGTTGCCAAAGAGTCCCATGGACAGCTAACTGGCAGAAAGACAGGAAGCTGAAGGATTCACTCACCTGCCGCACATTTCAGCTTGGTGAGAATTGCTTGTGTCTGGCTGtctctttcccctctttgctaaaggataaaaaaaataagtagtgAGCAAGCAGCACAAAAACCATTTAAATTACAACTGTCCTTGGGTTATTTCATCCTAATA
Above is a genomic segment from Heliangelus exortis chromosome 20, bHelExo1.hap1, whole genome shotgun sequence containing:
- the GPS1 gene encoding COP9 signalosome complex subunit 1 encodes the protein MPLPVQVFNLQGGVEPMQIDVDPQEDQQNAPDINYVVENPTLDLEQYASSYSGLMRIERLQFIADHCPQLRVEALKMALSFVQRTFNVDVYEEIHRKLSEATRELQNTPDAVPDSGLEPPPLDTSWVEATRKKALLKLEKLDTDLKNYKGNSIKESIRRGHDDLGDHYLDCGDLSNALKCYSRARDYCTSAKHVINMCLNVIKVSVYLQNWSHVLSYVSKAESTPEIAEQRGERDSQTQAILTKLKCAAGLAELAARKYKQAAKCFLLASFDHCDFPELLSPSNVAVYGGLCALATFDRQELQRNVISSSSFKLFLELEPQVRDIIFKFYESKYASCLKMLDEMKDNLLLDMYLAPHVRTLYTQIRNRALIQYFSPYVSADMRKMATAFNTTVAALEDELTQLILEGLINARIDSHSKILYARDVDQRSTTFEKSLLMGKEFQRRAKAMILRAAVLRNQIHVKSPPREGSQGELTPANSQSRMTANM